In the Necator americanus strain Aroian chromosome X, whole genome shotgun sequence genome, CCATCCTCCAGAAACCTGGCACTTTGTCAGCTGCAAGAAAATGCGGTGAACATCACTGAACGTTCAATCAAAATAGTGATGCTAGGATtatcccgcttcacgcaaaTGAGGGGCAGTATTCGAAGTTCTGTCCAACGTCAGCGATCGAGgatcagagacgccgccgcattTGCTAAGTACAGCAAAATAAGATGGACCGAtgcgcttcaacgacaaccgttggagtGAGCAACTGGGTTCAACGCGATACCACAGAAAGACCGCCGACGTGATGGTCAGACTTTTCACAAAGtcctcgaaagaaaaaaaatttgatggtCTTTGTGTCCCACGCGGAAGAAGTAACCACTgagcgactctggcacgcgatcgggacaaatagAAGGATTACCGCTCGACAACTTCGAAAAACAAGGTGATCTTCAGTGGCAaccactccattggcagtgctGAGGGCTGGAGAACATATTTTCATCTTG is a window encoding:
- a CDS encoding hypothetical protein (NECATOR_CHRX.G24419.T1); protein product: MPLCPTFIDLKKPFDSVETEAVEHRECSEKDQKHAALCSPLQHHSTFCFDPSSRNLALCQLQENAVNITERSIKIVMLGLSRFTQMRGSIRSSVQRQRSRIRDAAAFAKYSKIRWTDALQRQPLE